The following proteins come from a genomic window of Miscanthus floridulus cultivar M001 chromosome 2, ASM1932011v1, whole genome shotgun sequence:
- the LOC136533398 gene encoding uncharacterized protein isoform X1, with the protein MSLAKKEEVCSHRLVPRLDEPGVGVPIKKRPVLLSDRSVASAIPLSIKPPSPTKTMPVTATGTGRCEEPFFNIGNSDTNVITKGKGIPDTQIQDHANTSRTALSMANGTGVLFTGSIEISSIADSATRTSAPVAELQRPNFLALDLQLPSRQSGKNNNYGSLVKEEKLDQSLSKHHNNVPIANEINASGNSIVGRLPNLDLNILPDPADSLEGLSKMHESGSGLYHHRTIQHQKAQVTPAAAISTISSGIGRNIGSTLNMSNSYGLSHMSGPADVTLDLQLKPPTRPELGINWKGLAPAPELSLSLFGKPMDDPKSLSTPNALFDSGTAGSSKKVNEEAPATLVSDKAPVEKIVTPVPCNVNPQNTTSATVSGIDQLPSNNLVKKEPEEISQQHILDGAEKANLSERQSVGLVISAESEKTDSAAQGPRKTGFDLNSDISTNNIIHNGPDVAAVSVPVPAESLPDTSHTKTMPAVPEVDKCVKHEESTSATPSLHVVVTGSGHTTLLMEAKSLPSQSNVASPSVGLCESSSQPTVSTVCKPPANQPTAHEDTRQRPCDANESSGALQSSSSPTVEPLPFNSLENAIVDGMSQGSAEMDCSDDDGNTVSRIPTTNKPHGEPLGNGPPISKDGINTDNLSKELKKEHDSDMHQDCSSMTNKVNIDPIEGGRCIKTKVGVVSHAGQQGLRNEVIVSENSKGKQSLNSDKNIPVNNTDNSIHDAKTAIGSSTTHLQKSSALPKSDSPKLQPTKHSPKTLDSCLEKTRSPDIKSPNGMQAGSCSENHAKIAALKTEHQTKSEEVGKHSDLRPRDSVLGEDSELDGASSSQQHSEYGKKSASEKSEHDKSKPDSCNTSPQNEKDGQLVGANWTLGHVYVNRNERWERFMESEREKNNGECHGGRHASDVMNKRMTNHRGGWRGAGSRGHLRNFRGPRMSNEFVDESIGGRRGSFEDEPGHIRGPHRRRHSPHGCIMREMDIDDFYGREIPDSRLLARGQIEDLPDDMMDDRFFMPHSRRHRGQGDHGFIHRDRSHSPAHRRGGHVHFHRGRSPEAMHRSPPLMRTDRPYLPHRRHNGSRDEREVMQRNVRRCAMESDAFEPPLHAAHLAGLHTEEELVGRRKHRERRAYLHSPVSDEDEMLSYQTEDDMEFAEGGVGPREHDGRFRNRMGHSRARGEQEDGYRHRGGHQGWRDSDSNDRPKRRRY; encoded by the exons ATGTCGCTAGCCAAGAAGGAAGAG GTTTGCAGTCACCGACTTGTACCGCGGTTGGATGAGCCTGGGGTTGGTGTGCCTATTAAGAAGAGGCCAGTTCTCTTGTCCGACAGATCGGTTGCATCTGCCATACCACTCTCGATAAAGCCCCCATCTCCAACGAAGACGATGCCTGTTACTGCTACAGGGACTGGCCGCTGCGAGGAACCATTCTTCAACATTGGTAACTCAGACACAAATGTCATCACCAAAGGTAAGGGAATCCCTGACACCCAGATCCAAGACCATGCCAACACGTCGCGTACTGCGCTATCCATGGCCAATGGCACAGGAGTGCTATTTACTGGATCAATTGAGATCTCTTCTATTGCAGATAGTGCTACAAGGACTTCTGCACCAGTTGCTGAATTGCAACGTCCAAATTTTTTGGCTCTGGATTTACAGTTACCATCTCGTCAAAGTGGCAAAAATAATAACTATGGCTCACTTGTGAAGGAAGAGAAACTGGACCAGAGTCTTTCTAAACACCACAATAACGTTCCTATTGCAAATGAAATCAATGCTTCTGGGAATAGTATTGTTGGGAGACTACCTAACTTGGATCTGAATATACTGCCAGACCCAGCTGATTCGCTTGAAGGTTTGTCTAAAATGCATGAAAGTGGGAGTGGGTTGTATCATCATAGAACAATTCAACATCAGAAAGCTCAGGTGACCCCAGCGGCAGCTATTTCTACAATAAGCAGTGGAATAGGTCGAAATATTGGCAGTACTCTGAACATGTCTAATTCATATGGGCTTTCTCATATGTCTGGACCAGCTGATGTTACCTTAGATTTGCAACTTAAACCACCAACTAGACCTGAGCTAGGGATAAACTGGAAAGGACTTGCTCCTGCTCCAGAACTGAGTCTCTCTCTATTTGGTAAGCCTATGGATGATCCCAAGTCTCTTAGCACCCCTAATGCTTTATTTGATTCTGGGACTGCTGGAAGTTCCAAAAAGGTCAATGAGGAGGCTCCTGCTACACTTGTGTCAGATAAGGCACCAGTTGAGAAGATTGTAACACCCGTGCCCTGCAATGTAAATCCTCAGAATACTACATCAGCAACTGTTTCTGGAATTGATCAGCTGCCATCTAATAATTTGGTGAAGAAAGAACCTGAAGAAATATCCCAGCAGCATATTCTTGACGGTGCTGAAAAGGCAAATCTATCAGAACGACAAAGTGTTGGACTAGTTATCAGTGCTGAATCTGAAAAGACTGACAGTGCAGCCCAAGGTCCCCGTAAAACTGGGTTTGATTTGAATTCTGACATCTCTACAAATAATATTATCCATAATGGGCCTGATGTAGCAGCAGTTAGTGTCCCAGTACCAGCTGAAAGTTTACCTGATACTTCCCACACCAAGACCATGCCTGCTGTTCCTGAAGTTGACAAATGTGTGAAGCATGAAGAATCCACAAGTGCTACCCCTAGTCTCCATGTTGTAGTAACAGGAAGTGGTCATACTACACTGTTGATGGAAGCAAAATCACTGCCTTCGCAAAGTAATGTTGCCAGCCCTTCTGTTGGGTTATGTGAATCATCCAGCCAGCCCACTGTTTCTACTGTTTGCAAACCACCAGCCAACCAGCCCACTGCTCATGAGGATACGAGACAGAGGCCTTGTGATGCTAATGAATCTAGTGGTGCATTACAAAGTTCCTCCAGTCCTACAGTTGAACCTTTGCCTTTTAATTCTCTGGAGAATGCTATTGTTGATGGTATGTCACAAGGGAGTGCTGAAATGGActgttcagatgatgatggtaaTACTGTTTCACGAATTCCAACTACAAATAAGCCTCATGGTGAGCCATTGGGGAATGGCCCCCCAATCAGCAAGGATGGTATCAATACTGATAACTTAAGCAAAGAGCTAAAGAAAGAACACGATAGTGATATGCATCAAGATTGTTCATCTATGACAAATAAGGTTAATATTGATCCTATTGAAGGTGGCAGGTGTATTAAAACAAAAGTTGGTGTTGTCAGCCATGCAGGTCAGCAGGGGCTCCGAAATGAGGTTATTGTTAGTGAAAACTCTAAAGGCAAGCAATCTTTGAATTCTGATAAGAATATCCCAGTAAATAATACTGACAATAGCATACATGATGCTAAGACTGCCATAGGTTCCAGTACCACACATCTCCAAAAGTCATCAGCTTTGCCAAAATCTGATTCCCCTAAACTGCAACCTACCAAGCATTCTCCTAAGACTTTAGATAGCTGCCTAGAGAAGACTAGAAGCCCAGATATAAAGTCTCCAAATGGTATGCAAGCTGGAAGTTGTAGTGAGAACCATGCAAAAATTGCTGCTTTGAAGACAGAGCATCAGACTAAAAGTGAAGAGGTCGGTAAACACTCTGATTTGCGCCCAAGAGACTCTGTCCTGGGTGAAGACTCAGAACTTGATGGCGCTTCAAGCAGTCAACAGCATAGTGAATATGGCAAGAAGTCAGCATCTGAAAAGTCAGAACATGACAAATCCAAACCTGACTCTTGTAACACATCTCCACAGAATGAAAAAGATGGACAACTTGTTGGGGCAAATTGGACACTGGGGCATGTTTATGTGAATAG GAACGAAAGGTGGGAGAGATTCATGGAGTCCGAGCGAGAAAAGAACAATGGAGAATGCCATGGTGGCAGACATGCATCTGACGTTATGAACAAACGAATGACAAACCACCGTGGTGGTTGGCGGGGTGCTGGATCCCGTGGCCATCTGAGGAACTTCCGAGGTCCAAGAATGAGCAATGAGTTTGTTGATGAATCTATTGGTGGCAGGAGGGGTTCATTTGAAGATGAACCTGGGCACATCCGAGGTCCACATAGGAGGCGTCATTCACCACATGGCTGCATCATGAGAGAGATGGACATTGACGATTTCTATGGAAGAGAGATTCCAGACTCTAGGCTGCTGGCCCGTGGGCAAATAGAAGATCTCCCAGATGACATGATGGATGATAGGTTTTTTATGCCACATTCCCGTAGACACCGTGGTCAAGGTGATCATGGATTCATCCACAGAGACAGGAGCCATTCGCCTGCACACAGAAGGGGTGGCCATGTGCATTTCCATCGGGGACGATCACCTGAAGCGATGCACAGATCACCGCCACTAATGCGAACTGACAGACCATACTTGCCTCACCGCCGTCACAACGGAAGCCGTGATGAGAGAGAAGTCATGCAGAGAAATGTGAGGAGGTGCGCCATGGAAAGTGATGCCTTTGAGCCACCGCTACATGCTGCTCACCTAGCTGGACTCCATACAGAAGAGGAACTTGTGGGTAGAAGGAAGCATAGGGAGCGGAGAGCATATCTTCATTCTCCGGTCAGTGATGAAGACGAGATGCTCTCCTACCAGACAGAGGATGACATGGAATTTGCTGAAGGAGGTGTTGGTCCACGGGAGCACGATGGCCGCTTCAGGAACAGGATGGGGCACAGCAGGGCAAGAGGAGAACAAGAGGATGGGTACAGGCACCGTGGTGGTCATCAAGGGTGGCGAGACAGTGACTCGAATGACAGACCGAAAAGGAGAAGGTACTGA
- the LOC136533398 gene encoding uncharacterized protein isoform X2 — protein MSLAKKEEVCSHRLVPRLDEPGVGVPIKKRPVLLSDRSVASAIPLSIKPPSPTKTMPVTATGTGRCEEPFFNIGNSDTNVITKDSATRTSAPVAELQRPNFLALDLQLPSRQSGKNNNYGSLVKEEKLDQSLSKHHNNVPIANEINASGNSIVGRLPNLDLNILPDPADSLEGLSKMHESGSGLYHHRTIQHQKAQVTPAAAISTISSGIGRNIGSTLNMSNSYGLSHMSGPADVTLDLQLKPPTRPELGINWKGLAPAPELSLSLFGKPMDDPKSLSTPNALFDSGTAGSSKKVNEEAPATLVSDKAPVEKIVTPVPCNVNPQNTTSATVSGIDQLPSNNLVKKEPEEISQQHILDGAEKANLSERQSVGLVISAESEKTDSAAQGPRKTGFDLNSDISTNNIIHNGPDVAAVSVPVPAESLPDTSHTKTMPAVPEVDKCVKHEESTSATPSLHVVVTGSGHTTLLMEAKSLPSQSNVASPSVGLCESSSQPTVSTVCKPPANQPTAHEDTRQRPCDANESSGALQSSSSPTVEPLPFNSLENAIVDGMSQGSAEMDCSDDDGNTVSRIPTTNKPHGEPLGNGPPISKDGINTDNLSKELKKEHDSDMHQDCSSMTNKVNIDPIEGGRCIKTKVGVVSHAGQQGLRNEVIVSENSKGKQSLNSDKNIPVNNTDNSIHDAKTAIGSSTTHLQKSSALPKSDSPKLQPTKHSPKTLDSCLEKTRSPDIKSPNGMQAGSCSENHAKIAALKTEHQTKSEEVGKHSDLRPRDSVLGEDSELDGASSSQQHSEYGKKSASEKSEHDKSKPDSCNTSPQNEKDGQLVGANWTLGHVYVNRNERWERFMESEREKNNGECHGGRHASDVMNKRMTNHRGGWRGAGSRGHLRNFRGPRMSNEFVDESIGGRRGSFEDEPGHIRGPHRRRHSPHGCIMREMDIDDFYGREIPDSRLLARGQIEDLPDDMMDDRFFMPHSRRHRGQGDHGFIHRDRSHSPAHRRGGHVHFHRGRSPEAMHRSPPLMRTDRPYLPHRRHNGSRDEREVMQRNVRRCAMESDAFEPPLHAAHLAGLHTEEELVGRRKHRERRAYLHSPVSDEDEMLSYQTEDDMEFAEGGVGPREHDGRFRNRMGHSRARGEQEDGYRHRGGHQGWRDSDSNDRPKRRRY, from the exons ATGTCGCTAGCCAAGAAGGAAGAG GTTTGCAGTCACCGACTTGTACCGCGGTTGGATGAGCCTGGGGTTGGTGTGCCTATTAAGAAGAGGCCAGTTCTCTTGTCCGACAGATCGGTTGCATCTGCCATACCACTCTCGATAAAGCCCCCATCTCCAACGAAGACGATGCCTGTTACTGCTACAGGGACTGGCCGCTGCGAGGAACCATTCTTCAACATTGGTAACTCAGACACAAATGTCATCACCAAAG ATAGTGCTACAAGGACTTCTGCACCAGTTGCTGAATTGCAACGTCCAAATTTTTTGGCTCTGGATTTACAGTTACCATCTCGTCAAAGTGGCAAAAATAATAACTATGGCTCACTTGTGAAGGAAGAGAAACTGGACCAGAGTCTTTCTAAACACCACAATAACGTTCCTATTGCAAATGAAATCAATGCTTCTGGGAATAGTATTGTTGGGAGACTACCTAACTTGGATCTGAATATACTGCCAGACCCAGCTGATTCGCTTGAAGGTTTGTCTAAAATGCATGAAAGTGGGAGTGGGTTGTATCATCATAGAACAATTCAACATCAGAAAGCTCAGGTGACCCCAGCGGCAGCTATTTCTACAATAAGCAGTGGAATAGGTCGAAATATTGGCAGTACTCTGAACATGTCTAATTCATATGGGCTTTCTCATATGTCTGGACCAGCTGATGTTACCTTAGATTTGCAACTTAAACCACCAACTAGACCTGAGCTAGGGATAAACTGGAAAGGACTTGCTCCTGCTCCAGAACTGAGTCTCTCTCTATTTGGTAAGCCTATGGATGATCCCAAGTCTCTTAGCACCCCTAATGCTTTATTTGATTCTGGGACTGCTGGAAGTTCCAAAAAGGTCAATGAGGAGGCTCCTGCTACACTTGTGTCAGATAAGGCACCAGTTGAGAAGATTGTAACACCCGTGCCCTGCAATGTAAATCCTCAGAATACTACATCAGCAACTGTTTCTGGAATTGATCAGCTGCCATCTAATAATTTGGTGAAGAAAGAACCTGAAGAAATATCCCAGCAGCATATTCTTGACGGTGCTGAAAAGGCAAATCTATCAGAACGACAAAGTGTTGGACTAGTTATCAGTGCTGAATCTGAAAAGACTGACAGTGCAGCCCAAGGTCCCCGTAAAACTGGGTTTGATTTGAATTCTGACATCTCTACAAATAATATTATCCATAATGGGCCTGATGTAGCAGCAGTTAGTGTCCCAGTACCAGCTGAAAGTTTACCTGATACTTCCCACACCAAGACCATGCCTGCTGTTCCTGAAGTTGACAAATGTGTGAAGCATGAAGAATCCACAAGTGCTACCCCTAGTCTCCATGTTGTAGTAACAGGAAGTGGTCATACTACACTGTTGATGGAAGCAAAATCACTGCCTTCGCAAAGTAATGTTGCCAGCCCTTCTGTTGGGTTATGTGAATCATCCAGCCAGCCCACTGTTTCTACTGTTTGCAAACCACCAGCCAACCAGCCCACTGCTCATGAGGATACGAGACAGAGGCCTTGTGATGCTAATGAATCTAGTGGTGCATTACAAAGTTCCTCCAGTCCTACAGTTGAACCTTTGCCTTTTAATTCTCTGGAGAATGCTATTGTTGATGGTATGTCACAAGGGAGTGCTGAAATGGActgttcagatgatgatggtaaTACTGTTTCACGAATTCCAACTACAAATAAGCCTCATGGTGAGCCATTGGGGAATGGCCCCCCAATCAGCAAGGATGGTATCAATACTGATAACTTAAGCAAAGAGCTAAAGAAAGAACACGATAGTGATATGCATCAAGATTGTTCATCTATGACAAATAAGGTTAATATTGATCCTATTGAAGGTGGCAGGTGTATTAAAACAAAAGTTGGTGTTGTCAGCCATGCAGGTCAGCAGGGGCTCCGAAATGAGGTTATTGTTAGTGAAAACTCTAAAGGCAAGCAATCTTTGAATTCTGATAAGAATATCCCAGTAAATAATACTGACAATAGCATACATGATGCTAAGACTGCCATAGGTTCCAGTACCACACATCTCCAAAAGTCATCAGCTTTGCCAAAATCTGATTCCCCTAAACTGCAACCTACCAAGCATTCTCCTAAGACTTTAGATAGCTGCCTAGAGAAGACTAGAAGCCCAGATATAAAGTCTCCAAATGGTATGCAAGCTGGAAGTTGTAGTGAGAACCATGCAAAAATTGCTGCTTTGAAGACAGAGCATCAGACTAAAAGTGAAGAGGTCGGTAAACACTCTGATTTGCGCCCAAGAGACTCTGTCCTGGGTGAAGACTCAGAACTTGATGGCGCTTCAAGCAGTCAACAGCATAGTGAATATGGCAAGAAGTCAGCATCTGAAAAGTCAGAACATGACAAATCCAAACCTGACTCTTGTAACACATCTCCACAGAATGAAAAAGATGGACAACTTGTTGGGGCAAATTGGACACTGGGGCATGTTTATGTGAATAG GAACGAAAGGTGGGAGAGATTCATGGAGTCCGAGCGAGAAAAGAACAATGGAGAATGCCATGGTGGCAGACATGCATCTGACGTTATGAACAAACGAATGACAAACCACCGTGGTGGTTGGCGGGGTGCTGGATCCCGTGGCCATCTGAGGAACTTCCGAGGTCCAAGAATGAGCAATGAGTTTGTTGATGAATCTATTGGTGGCAGGAGGGGTTCATTTGAAGATGAACCTGGGCACATCCGAGGTCCACATAGGAGGCGTCATTCACCACATGGCTGCATCATGAGAGAGATGGACATTGACGATTTCTATGGAAGAGAGATTCCAGACTCTAGGCTGCTGGCCCGTGGGCAAATAGAAGATCTCCCAGATGACATGATGGATGATAGGTTTTTTATGCCACATTCCCGTAGACACCGTGGTCAAGGTGATCATGGATTCATCCACAGAGACAGGAGCCATTCGCCTGCACACAGAAGGGGTGGCCATGTGCATTTCCATCGGGGACGATCACCTGAAGCGATGCACAGATCACCGCCACTAATGCGAACTGACAGACCATACTTGCCTCACCGCCGTCACAACGGAAGCCGTGATGAGAGAGAAGTCATGCAGAGAAATGTGAGGAGGTGCGCCATGGAAAGTGATGCCTTTGAGCCACCGCTACATGCTGCTCACCTAGCTGGACTCCATACAGAAGAGGAACTTGTGGGTAGAAGGAAGCATAGGGAGCGGAGAGCATATCTTCATTCTCCGGTCAGTGATGAAGACGAGATGCTCTCCTACCAGACAGAGGATGACATGGAATTTGCTGAAGGAGGTGTTGGTCCACGGGAGCACGATGGCCGCTTCAGGAACAGGATGGGGCACAGCAGGGCAAGAGGAGAACAAGAGGATGGGTACAGGCACCGTGGTGGTCATCAAGGGTGGCGAGACAGTGACTCGAATGACAGACCGAAAAGGAGAAGGTACTGA